In one Denitratisoma sp. genomic region, the following are encoded:
- the rsmD gene encoding 16S rRNA (guanine(966)-N(2))-methyltransferase RsmD — protein MALSRVRIVGGEWRRRFVSFHDAPGLRPTPDAVRETLFNWLGQDLTGLACLDLFAGSGVLGFEAASRGAAHVTLVERDPRTFATLQDNAAVFGTNRLELIRADALKFLPRASRCYDLLFLDPPYHQGWIERVELRLPGVLAPDARIYAEAEHPIERIGAWETARSGRSGQVYYHLLEAKTA, from the coding sequence ATGGCCTTGTCCCGCGTGCGCATTGTCGGCGGCGAATGGAGGCGCCGCTTCGTCAGCTTTCATGATGCCCCCGGTTTGCGGCCGACGCCGGACGCCGTGCGCGAGACGCTGTTCAACTGGCTGGGGCAGGATCTCACCGGACTGGCCTGCCTGGACCTCTTCGCCGGCAGCGGGGTGCTCGGCTTCGAGGCCGCTTCCCGCGGCGCCGCACATGTCACCCTGGTCGAGCGCGATCCGCGCACCTTCGCCACGCTGCAGGATAATGCCGCCGTCTTCGGCACGAATCGGCTGGAGTTGATCCGTGCGGATGCGTTAAAATTCCTCCCCCGCGCATCCCGGTGCTACGACCTGCTGTTTCTCGACCCCCCCTATCATCAAGGCTGGATCGAGCGCGTCGAACTCCGGCTGCCCGGCGTGCTGGCACCCGATGCGCGCATTTATGCGGAAGCCGAGCATCCCATCGAGCGCATCGGCGCCTGGGAAACCGCTCGCAGCGGACGCTCGGGCCAGGTTTATTACCATCTGCTGGAGGCGAAAACGGCATGA
- a CDS encoding tetratricopeptide repeat protein: MTDSPRSLLLPAAVIAACFLSACAQAPAKRPAESEPGEATAPKVRSEPLPKMELTGQILYQTLLAEVAGQRGNLGLSASAYMDLARSTRDPRLARRAAEVALHGRNLDMALQATRLWVEIDPESPQARQMMAGLLVSANRLDELQPHVAKLLAQEGENLGDGLLRLNRLFARYPNKKAVLAMVEQLTLPYVGIAEAHFARAQAALNAAEWQRGIAEADKALAQRPDWDIAVMLKAQLQRAESPEAALDTLRRYLAGHPQAREVRLQYARNLVGARNFPQARAEFQRLLGDFPGNADVIYAVAVLSMQLSDWATAEENFRKLLGLDFAELDTVRLYLGQIAEERKQYDDALRWYAEVAPGEQYLAAQLRIAQLLAKQGKLDAGRRHLQEAQTAGNADRIQLLLAESQLLRDAGRTSEAYELLAGGLAGEPEQPELLYESALLAEKLGRHDVMEANLRKLIRIKPDHAHAYNALGYSFAERNLRLAEAEELIVKALQLSPDDPFIIDSMGWVLFRKGDNAGALTQLQRAFSIRPDPEIAAHLGEVLWVLGRRDEAKRTWQEAARSHPGNEALAEVIKRFVP; this comes from the coding sequence ATGACCGACTCTCCCCGTTCCCTGCTGTTGCCCGCCGCGGTCATTGCGGCATGCTTCCTTTCCGCCTGCGCCCAGGCGCCAGCCAAGCGTCCGGCGGAATCCGAGCCGGGAGAAGCGACTGCGCCGAAAGTACGCAGCGAACCCTTGCCCAAGATGGAACTTACGGGGCAGATCCTCTACCAGACGCTGCTGGCCGAAGTGGCTGGCCAGCGCGGCAACCTTGGACTGTCGGCCTCGGCCTACATGGACTTGGCACGCTCGACGCGCGATCCCCGCCTGGCCCGCCGCGCCGCAGAGGTCGCCCTGCATGGCCGCAATCTGGACATGGCCCTGCAGGCAACCCGGCTGTGGGTGGAGATCGACCCCGAGTCGCCGCAGGCACGCCAGATGATGGCGGGACTGCTGGTCAGCGCCAACCGCCTCGACGAACTGCAACCCCATGTCGCCAAGCTCCTGGCGCAGGAAGGGGAGAACCTCGGGGACGGCCTGCTGCGGTTGAATCGCCTGTTTGCCCGCTACCCGAACAAGAAGGCCGTGCTGGCCATGGTCGAACAGCTTACCCTGCCCTATGTCGGCATCGCCGAAGCCCATTTCGCGCGCGCCCAGGCGGCACTCAATGCGGCGGAGTGGCAGCGCGGCATCGCTGAAGCCGACAAGGCGCTTGCCCAGAGGCCGGACTGGGACATTGCGGTGATGCTCAAGGCCCAATTGCAGCGCGCCGAATCGCCCGAAGCGGCACTCGATACGCTGCGGCGTTATCTTGCCGGTCATCCCCAGGCGCGCGAAGTCCGCCTGCAGTATGCCCGCAACCTGGTCGGGGCCCGGAACTTTCCGCAGGCGCGCGCCGAATTCCAGCGGCTGCTGGGCGATTTTCCCGGCAATGCCGACGTGATCTACGCCGTGGCGGTGCTGTCCATGCAGCTGTCCGACTGGGCAACGGCGGAGGAAAACTTCAGGAAGCTGCTTGGCCTCGACTTTGCCGAGCTGGACACGGTGCGCCTGTACCTCGGCCAGATTGCGGAAGAGCGCAAGCAGTACGACGACGCCCTGCGCTGGTATGCCGAGGTGGCGCCGGGCGAGCAGTATCTGGCGGCGCAGTTGCGCATTGCCCAGTTGCTGGCCAAGCAGGGCAAGCTGGACGCCGGACGCCGCCATCTGCAGGAGGCCCAAACCGCAGGCAATGCCGACCGCATCCAGCTGCTGCTGGCCGAAAGTCAGCTCCTGCGGGACGCCGGCAGGACGAGCGAGGCGTATGAGCTGCTCGCCGGCGGCCTCGCCGGCGAGCCGGAGCAGCCGGAGCTGCTCTATGAATCCGCGCTGCTGGCGGAAAAGCTTGGCCGGCACGATGTGATGGAGGCCAATCTGCGCAAGCTCATCCGCATCAAGCCCGATCACGCCCATGCCTACAACGCGCTGGGCTACTCCTTCGCCGAGCGCAACCTGCGCCTGGCGGAAGCGGAGGAGTTGATCGTCAAGGCATTGCAACTCTCTCCCGACGACCCCTTCATCATCGACAGCATGGGCTGGGTGCTCTTCCGCAAGGGCGACAACGCCGGTGCGCTGACCCAGTTGCAGCGGGCCTTCTCGATCCGGCCCGATCCGGAGATCGCCGCCCATCTCGGCGAAGTGCTGTGGGTGCTGGGCCGCCGCGACGAGGCGAAGAGAACCTGGCAGGAGGCCGCCAGGTCCCATCCCGGCAACGAAGCCCTGGCCGAGGTCATCAAGCGTTTCGTCCCCTGA
- the ispE gene encoding 4-(cytidine 5'-diphospho)-2-C-methyl-D-erythritol kinase gives MTNRDRAFPAPAKLNLFLHVIGRRPDGYHLLQSVFRLIDRGDTLHLAPRADGRILRAHPIAGVSEESDLCVRAARLLQAAAGCRQGVEIALEKRLPMGGGLGGGSSDAATVLLGLNRLWGLDWPRERLQALGLRLGADVPFFIFGRNAFVEGVGECFQPVDLPMAWYLVIEPPVSVPTAEIFSAPNLTRDTKAIKMADFSAGWGGLFGQNDLEPVVCERYPEVARALAWLRQHAEARMTGSGACVFAPFAVEQDARTVLAQVPEGMTGWVARGLDEHPLRALAD, from the coding sequence ATGACGAACCGGGACCGTGCCTTTCCGGCACCGGCCAAGCTCAACCTCTTCCTGCATGTCATCGGCCGCCGCCCCGACGGCTACCACCTGCTGCAATCGGTATTCCGCCTGATCGACCGCGGCGACACGTTGCACCTTGCGCCGCGAGCGGACGGCCGCATCCTGCGCGCCCATCCGATTGCCGGGGTGTCCGAGGAGAGCGACCTGTGCGTGCGCGCGGCGCGGCTGCTGCAGGCGGCGGCCGGCTGCAGGCAGGGCGTCGAGATAGCGTTGGAAAAGCGCCTGCCCATGGGCGGCGGGCTGGGCGGTGGCAGTTCGGACGCCGCGACCGTGCTGCTGGGGCTCAACCGGCTTTGGGGCCTCGATTGGCCGCGTGAGCGCCTGCAGGCGCTGGGATTGCGCCTGGGGGCGGATGTGCCTTTTTTTATCTTCGGACGAAATGCCTTCGTGGAAGGGGTCGGTGAGTGCTTCCAGCCGGTCGATCTGCCCATGGCCTGGTACCTTGTGATCGAGCCGCCGGTGAGTGTGCCGACCGCCGAAATCTTCTCCGCGCCGAATTTGACACGGGATACGAAAGCCATCAAAATGGCGGACTTTTCAGCGGGTTGGGGCGGCCTGTTCGGCCAAAACGATCTCGAACCCGTCGTGTGCGAACGCTACCCGGAGGTGGCGCGGGCGCTGGCCTGGCTCAGGCAGCACGCCGAAGCGCGCATGACCGGTTCCGGAGCCTGTGTTTTCGCCCCCTTTGCTGTCGAGCAGGATGCGCGCACCGTGCTGGCGCAAGTGCCGGAAGGCATGACCGGCTGGGTGGCGCGGGGCTTGGATGAACATCCCCTGCGGGCACTCGCTGACTGA
- the lolB gene encoding lipoprotein insertase outer membrane protein LolB, giving the protein MLRILSAAAFIALSAGCAMLEPAATASRPAREAIEAFRLEGRIAVRRAGESFSAGIEWRHDAQSDEIVVSGPLGQGLARLTSGHGTALLETSDQKRYMAADLDGLSEQVFGARLPVSGLGRWVLGRSAFGGAASVDAAGRLTGLSEQGWSIEYLRYESEARDALPELLQARREDVEVRLKIDNWSLVR; this is encoded by the coding sequence ATGCTGCGCATTCTGTCGGCGGCGGCCTTTATCGCACTGTCGGCCGGTTGCGCCATGCTGGAGCCGGCGGCGACGGCATCGCGCCCGGCGCGGGAAGCGATCGAGGCTTTTCGCCTCGAAGGCCGCATTGCCGTGCGGCGCGCCGGCGAAAGCTTCTCTGCAGGCATCGAGTGGCGCCACGATGCGCAATCCGACGAAATCGTCGTCAGCGGACCGCTCGGCCAGGGGCTCGCCCGCCTCACCTCCGGACACGGAACCGCGCTGCTGGAGACATCCGACCAGAAGCGTTATATGGCAGCGGATCTGGACGGCCTCTCCGAGCAGGTGTTCGGCGCACGGCTGCCGGTGTCCGGGTTGGGGCGCTGGGTGCTCGGGCGCTCCGCGTTCGGCGGCGCTGCCAGCGTGGATGCGGCCGGACGGCTGACCGGCCTTTCGGAACAGGGCTGGTCGATCGAATACCTTCGCTACGAGAGCGAGGCGCGGGATGCCCTGCCGGAACTGTTGCAGGCCCGGCGCGAGGACGTCGAGGTGCGCCTGAAGATCGACAACTGGAGCCTGGTGCGATGA
- a CDS encoding dynamin family protein, whose amino-acid sequence MGLVQHFSAYSRWRQAVSENLLNLQNWLAENELGDAQSELRLQQLLERLREDKLIIAFVAEFSRGKSELINAIFFGDYGSRILPSSAGRTTMCPTELLFDAGKPPAIELLPIETRSTNASVAEFRRFPEEWRIVPLDTASAEAMHAALARVGEQKRVAQEYAVKLGFSVETEGKEGLKPDSEGLVEIPCWRHAIINFPHPLLEQGLVILDTPGLNAIGAEPELTLSQLPSAHAILFILAADTGVTQSDLAVWRNHVNGARTRQKGRIAVLNKIDGLWDGIRSDVEIEQEISRQARSTAEILELDAAHVFPVSAQKGLLAKINRDPELLAKSRLLGLEQALTAELIPAKQDIVRDNTESEAVDLVARTLTLLQTRRRGIVEQLAELTDLRGKNQSVIEYMMRKVKSEKDEFEKGLQRYYAVRSVFSQLTNNLYSHLGMDALREETRRTREIMLEAAFTKNLRDAMKSFFRHVRLNLEKSAGEIAEITKMMDAMYERFSNEHGMKLAPPAPFSLLRYEKEIDRLEAGFNAHFNTLLNMVTHAKRGLTQRFFETVATQVRRAFELINRDVDHWLRAVMSPLETQVREYQLQLKRRLESVKRIHQATDTLEDRVRELAQMQAALEAQLAELNGIAAALQGTLHAEAGEAAAVAAAA is encoded by the coding sequence ATGGGGCTTGTCCAGCACTTTTCCGCCTACAGCAGATGGCGCCAGGCCGTCTCAGAGAACCTGCTGAATCTGCAGAACTGGCTTGCCGAAAACGAACTCGGCGACGCACAAAGCGAATTGCGCCTGCAGCAGCTGCTGGAGCGACTGCGCGAGGACAAGCTGATCATCGCCTTCGTTGCGGAGTTCTCTCGCGGCAAATCCGAGTTGATCAACGCCATCTTCTTCGGCGATTATGGCAGCCGCATCCTGCCCTCGAGCGCCGGGCGCACCACCATGTGCCCGACCGAACTGCTGTTCGACGCCGGCAAGCCGCCCGCGATCGAGCTCCTGCCCATCGAAACGCGCTCGACAAACGCCAGCGTGGCCGAATTCCGGCGCTTCCCGGAGGAGTGGCGCATTGTCCCGCTGGACACCGCCTCGGCGGAGGCCATGCACGCCGCGCTTGCCCGCGTCGGCGAGCAAAAGCGCGTCGCCCAGGAATACGCCGTCAAGCTCGGCTTTTCCGTCGAAACCGAGGGCAAGGAAGGGCTCAAGCCGGACTCCGAGGGATTGGTGGAAATTCCCTGCTGGCGCCACGCCATCATCAACTTCCCGCACCCCTTGCTCGAGCAGGGTCTGGTGATCCTCGACACGCCCGGCCTGAACGCGATCGGCGCCGAACCGGAGCTGACGCTGTCGCAGCTGCCCAGCGCCCACGCCATCCTGTTCATTTTGGCCGCCGACACCGGCGTGACGCAATCCGATCTCGCCGTCTGGCGAAATCACGTCAATGGTGCGCGCACCCGGCAAAAAGGCCGCATCGCCGTGCTCAACAAGATCGACGGCCTGTGGGACGGCATCCGCAGCGACGTCGAGATCGAGCAGGAAATTTCCCGACAGGCACGCAGCACCGCGGAGATTCTCGAACTGGATGCGGCCCATGTCTTCCCCGTCTCCGCACAGAAGGGTCTGCTCGCCAAGATCAACCGCGACCCCGAACTGCTGGCGAAAAGCCGGCTGCTGGGGCTGGAGCAGGCGCTCACCGCAGAACTGATTCCCGCCAAGCAGGACATCGTCCGCGACAATACCGAGAGCGAGGCGGTGGATCTCGTCGCCCGCACCCTCACCCTGCTGCAGACGCGCCGGCGCGGCATCGTCGAGCAGCTCGCCGAACTCACCGATCTGCGCGGCAAGAACCAAAGCGTCATCGAATACATGATGCGCAAGGTGAAAAGCGAGAAGGACGAGTTCGAGAAAGGCCTGCAACGCTACTACGCCGTGCGCAGCGTTTTCTCCCAGCTCACCAACAATCTCTACTCGCACCTCGGCATGGACGCCTTGCGCGAGGAGACGCGCCGCACACGGGAGATCATGCTGGAGGCCGCCTTCACGAAGAATCTGCGCGACGCGATGAAGAGCTTCTTCCGCCACGTGCGCCTCAACCTGGAGAAGTCCGCCGGCGAAATCGCCGAAATCACGAAGATGATGGACGCCATGTACGAGCGGTTCTCGAACGAGCACGGCATGAAACTGGCCCCGCCGGCACCTTTCTCGCTGCTGCGCTACGAAAAGGAGATCGACCGGCTCGAGGCCGGCTTCAATGCCCATTTCAACACTCTGCTCAACATGGTGACGCACGCCAAGCGCGGCCTCACGCAGCGATTCTTCGAGACCGTGGCGACGCAGGTGCGGCGCGCATTCGAACTGATCAACCGGGACGTCGACCACTGGCTGCGCGCCGTCATGTCGCCGCTGGAAACCCAGGTGCGCGAATACCAGTTGCAGCTGAAGCGGCGGCTGGAGAGCGTCAAGCGCATCCACCAGGCCACGGATACGCTGGAAGACCGCGTGCGCGAACTGGCGCAGATGCAGGCTGCGCTGGAGGCCCAGCTGGCGGAGTTGAACGGAATCGCCGCAGCGCTGCAGGGTACGCTGCATGCCGAGGCGGGAGAGGCTGCCGCCGTCGCGGCAGCAGCCTGA
- a CDS encoding 50S ribosomal protein L25/general stress protein Ctc, with product MKIEFNANKRELQGTGASRRLRRAGKVPGILYGGETAALPIEVDHNALFHSLKQEAFHASILTMNLDGQKQPVLLRDYQMHAFKPQVLHIDFQRVAADKKIHMKVPLHFVNADIAPGVKLQGGVVSHVLNELNIICLPADLPEFVEVDMKDVSVGHSVHVKDLNLPKGVEAVLHRNENPVVATITVPRGTTEAELAVVEQAAAAAPAAGAAAPAAAPAKQPEKK from the coding sequence ATGAAAATCGAGTTCAACGCAAACAAGCGCGAACTGCAGGGCACCGGAGCGAGCCGCCGCCTGCGTCGCGCTGGCAAGGTGCCCGGCATTCTGTACGGTGGCGAGACGGCGGCCCTGCCGATCGAGGTGGATCACAACGCCCTCTTCCACAGCCTGAAGCAGGAGGCATTCCACGCTTCCATTCTGACCATGAACCTGGACGGCCAGAAGCAGCCGGTCCTGCTGCGCGACTACCAGATGCACGCTTTCAAGCCGCAGGTGCTGCACATCGACTTCCAGCGTGTCGCCGCCGACAAGAAAATCCACATGAAGGTGCCCCTGCATTTCGTCAACGCCGACATCGCTCCGGGCGTCAAGCTTCAGGGCGGCGTGGTCAGCCATGTGCTGAACGAACTCAATATCATCTGCCTGCCGGCCGATCTGCCGGAGTTCGTCGAGGTGGACATGAAGGACGTCTCCGTCGGCCATTCGGTGCACGTCAAGGACCTCAATCTGCCGAAGGGCGTCGAGGCGGTTCTGCACCGGAACGAGAATCCGGTGGTGGCGACCATCACCGTGCCGCGCGGCACGACAGAAGCCGAACTGGCCGTGGTTGAGCAGGCTGCCGCTGCCGCCCCTGCGGCGGGAGCTGCCGCCCCTGCGGCCGCTCCGGCCAAGCAGCCCGAGAAGAAGTAA
- a CDS encoding ribose-phosphate pyrophosphokinase, whose translation MAYDSLMVFTGNANPKLAADVVRRLNISLGRATVGRFSDGEVNVEIMENVRGKDCFILQSTCAPTNDNLMELIIMVDALKRSSAGRVTAAIPYMGYSRQDRRPRSARVAISAKVVANMLQAAGVDRVLTVDLHADQIQGFFDIPVDNVYAAPILLGDIWKNQHKDLLVVSPDVGGVVRARALAKRLESDLAIIDKRRPKANVSEVMNIIGEVDGRTCVIMDDMVDTAGTLCKAAQALKDHGAAKVLAYCTHPVLSGSAVQRVADSVLDELVVTDTIPLSEEARACSRIRQISIAELMAETMLRISNEESVSSLFME comes from the coding sequence ATGGCCTACGACAGCCTGATGGTATTCACGGGGAACGCCAACCCCAAGCTTGCCGCCGACGTGGTCAGGCGCCTCAACATCTCGCTCGGGCGCGCCACGGTGGGCCGCTTCTCGGACGGCGAGGTGAATGTCGAGATCATGGAGAATGTCCGCGGCAAGGACTGCTTCATCCTGCAATCGACCTGCGCGCCGACCAACGACAACCTGATGGAACTCATCATCATGGTCGACGCGTTGAAGCGCTCCTCGGCCGGCCGCGTCACGGCGGCGATCCCCTACATGGGGTATTCGCGCCAGGATCGCCGGCCGCGCTCGGCGCGCGTGGCGATTTCGGCCAAGGTGGTGGCAAACATGCTGCAGGCAGCTGGTGTCGACCGCGTCCTGACGGTGGACCTGCATGCGGACCAGATCCAGGGTTTTTTCGACATCCCGGTGGACAACGTCTATGCGGCGCCGATTTTGCTTGGCGACATCTGGAAGAACCAGCACAAGGATCTGCTGGTCGTCTCCCCTGACGTCGGTGGCGTGGTGCGTGCGCGGGCGTTGGCGAAGCGTCTGGAGTCCGACTTGGCGATCATCGACAAGCGCCGCCCGAAGGCCAACGTCTCGGAGGTGATGAACATCATCGGTGAAGTCGATGGGCGAACCTGCGTCATCATGGACGACATGGTGGATACCGCCGGCACGCTGTGCAAGGCGGCGCAGGCGCTGAAGGACCATGGCGCCGCCAAGGTGCTGGCCTATTGCACGCACCCGGTGCTTTCCGGCAGCGCCGTGCAGCGCGTTGCCGACTCGGTGCTGGACGAACTGGTGGTGACCGACACCATCCCGCTCAGCGAGGAGGCCCGTGCCTGTTCGCGCATCCGGCAGATCTCCATCGCCGAACTGATGGCCGAGACGATGTTGCGCATCAGCAACGAGGAGTCGGTTTCCTCGCTGTTCATGGAATAG
- a CDS encoding pitrilysin family protein gives MERFLLFVLLTTAATLAQAGPRIEQWTAPSGARVLFIESRVVPIIDVQVDFAAGGAYAPADKTGLAGLTRGLLDMGAGALDEEKIADRLADIGARLGGGADQDRASVSLRSLSSPREREAALDLMRLVLQQPAFPAAALEREKARTVAGIREADTRPASIAAKRFSAALYPAHPYGRSATVESVERITREDVMAFYRGHYGARRAVVSIIGDLSRAEAEAIAQRLTTSLPDAPAEVSLPETALPARNTVRIDHPATQAHILLGLPAVRRGDPDHIPLFVGNYILGGGGFVSRLMKEVREKRGYAYSVYSYFQPQKQPGPFQVGLQTKREQASEALKVVEDVLSAFLAHGPSEEELRAARRNLADGFPLRIDSNRKLLEYLSMVGFYGLPLSYLDDFPRKVEAVTVADIRAAFARHVKPEHFVTVIVAGD, from the coding sequence ATGGAAAGATTCCTGCTGTTTGTCCTGCTGACCACGGCCGCAACCCTGGCCCAGGCAGGCCCTCGCATCGAGCAATGGACCGCTCCCTCCGGTGCGCGCGTGCTCTTCATCGAAAGCCGTGTCGTGCCGATCATCGACGTGCAGGTCGACTTCGCCGCCGGAGGCGCCTATGCCCCGGCGGACAAGACCGGCCTCGCCGGCCTCACGCGCGGCCTGCTTGACATGGGCGCCGGTGCGCTCGACGAGGAAAAGATCGCCGACCGGCTCGCCGACATCGGCGCGCGGCTGGGAGGCGGCGCCGACCAGGATCGCGCCAGCGTCTCCCTGCGTTCCCTCTCCTCGCCGCGCGAGCGCGAGGCGGCGCTGGATCTGATGCGGCTGGTGCTGCAGCAGCCGGCCTTCCCCGCCGCCGCGCTCGAGCGCGAAAAGGCGCGCACCGTCGCCGGCATCCGCGAAGCCGACACGCGCCCGGCCAGCATCGCCGCCAAGCGCTTTTCCGCCGCCCTCTACCCGGCGCATCCTTACGGCCGCTCCGCCACCGTCGAGAGCGTCGAAAGGATCACCCGCGAGGACGTGATGGCCTTCTACCGTGGACATTACGGCGCGCGGCGCGCCGTCGTCTCCATCATCGGCGACCTCTCGCGTGCCGAGGCCGAAGCGATCGCACAGCGCCTGACGACAAGCCTGCCGGACGCGCCGGCGGAAGTCAGTCTGCCGGAGACGGCGCTGCCGGCGCGCAACACCGTACGCATCGATCATCCGGCGACGCAGGCGCACATTCTTCTCGGCCTGCCCGCCGTGCGCCGCGGCGATCCGGACCACATTCCCCTCTTCGTCGGCAACTACATCCTCGGCGGGGGCGGCTTCGTTTCGCGCCTGATGAAGGAGGTCCGCGAGAAACGCGGCTATGCCTACAGCGTGTACAGCTACTTCCAGCCGCAGAAGCAGCCCGGCCCCTTTCAGGTCGGCCTGCAGACCAAGCGCGAGCAGGCAAGCGAAGCACTCAAGGTGGTCGAGGACGTGCTGTCCGCATTCCTCGCCCATGGGCCGAGCGAGGAGGAACTCAGGGCGGCGCGGCGCAACCTGGCCGATGGTTTTCCACTGCGCATCGACAGCAACCGCAAGCTGCTCGAGTATCTGTCGATGGTCGGTTTCTACGGCCTGCCGCTCAGCTATCTCGACGACTTCCCGCGCAAGGTGGAGGCGGTGACCGTCGCCGACATCCGCGCGGCCTTCGCGCGGCACGTGAAGCCGGAGCATTTCGTCACGGTGATCGTTGCCGGAGACTGA
- a CDS encoding YfhL family 4Fe-4S dicluster ferredoxin: MALMITDECINCDVCEPECPNGAISQGEEIYQIDPGKCTECVGHYDTPQCIEVCPVDCIIPNPDHAEDKDQLQQKFLKLTAQKA; the protein is encoded by the coding sequence ATGGCCTTGATGATTACCGACGAATGCATCAACTGCGACGTGTGCGAGCCAGAGTGCCCCAACGGCGCGATTTCGCAGGGCGAGGAGATTTACCAGATCGACCCGGGCAAGTGCACCGAGTGCGTCGGCCACTACGACACGCCGCAGTGCATCGAGGTGTGCCCGGTGGATTGCATCATCCCCAACCCGGACCATGCCGAGGACAAGGATCAGCTGCAGCAGAAGTTCCTGAAGCTGACCGCCCAGAAGGCGTAG
- the mutM gene encoding bifunctional DNA-formamidopyrimidine glycosylase/DNA-(apurinic or apyrimidinic site) lyase, with translation MPELPEVEITRRGLLPHLQGRKIDGAIARHASLRYPLPRALGRRLAGQTLRDIERRGKYLLFRFEKGTLILHLGMSGSLRLVPAGEPPGKHEHLDLVFGGQALRLRDPRRFGAALWVGDDASAHPLIAPLGIEPLSDAFTGDWLHAATRGRATPIKLFLMDSHAIVGVGNIYASESLFRAGIDPRTPAGRLSRARCGRIAEAVKATLEAALAAGGSTLRDFIHSDGSAGWFQQQLFVYGREGEPCRICGTLVHSLRLGQRSTFHCPRCQR, from the coding sequence ATGCCAGAACTGCCCGAAGTCGAGATCACCCGCCGAGGCCTGCTGCCCCATCTGCAAGGGCGGAAAATCGACGGCGCCATCGCACGCCACGCCTCGCTGCGCTACCCGTTGCCGCGCGCTCTCGGCCGCCGGCTCGCCGGACAGACCCTGCGCGACATCGAGCGGCGCGGCAAGTATCTGCTGTTCCGTTTCGAAAAGGGCACGCTGATCCTCCACCTGGGCATGTCCGGCAGCCTGCGACTGGTGCCCGCCGGCGAGCCGCCGGGGAAGCATGAGCATCTCGATCTCGTCTTCGGCGGACAGGCACTGCGCTTGCGCGACCCACGCCGTTTCGGTGCCGCGCTCTGGGTCGGGGACGATGCCTCGGCGCATCCCCTCATCGCTCCGCTGGGCATCGAGCCGCTCTCGGATGCCTTCACCGGCGACTGGCTGCATGCCGCCACGCGCGGTCGCGCTACGCCCATCAAGCTTTTTCTTATGGACAGCCATGCCATCGTCGGTGTCGGCAACATCTACGCCTCGGAAAGCCTGTTCCGCGCCGGCATCGATCCACGCACGCCGGCCGGGCGGCTTTCCCGCGCGCGCTGCGGGAGGATCGCGGAGGCGGTCAAGGCCACACTGGAGGCCGCGCTTGCCGCCGGCGGCAGCACCCTGCGCGACTTCATCCACAGCGACGGGAGTGCCGGCTGGTTCCAGCAACAGCTTTTCGTCTATGGTCGCGAGGGGGAACCCTGCCGCATCTGCGGCACCCTGGTGCATTCCCTGCGGCTGGGCCAGCGCTCCACCTTCCACTGCCCCCGCTGCCAGCGCTGA
- the coaD gene encoding pantetheine-phosphate adenylyltransferase: MSDGVAIYPGTFDPLTLGHEDLVRRASRLFGEVVVAVADSRSKRPFFTLEERVDIARETLAAYPNVRVEGFDGLLMDFLRQQDARIILRGLRAVSDFEYEFQMAGMNRSLNPDVETVFLTPAEKYQFISATMVREIAVLGGDVSKFVQPKVLERLRQRISSK, translated from the coding sequence ATGAGCGACGGAGTGGCAATCTACCCCGGCACTTTCGACCCGCTGACTCTCGGCCACGAGGATCTCGTGCGGCGCGCTTCGCGCCTGTTCGGCGAGGTGGTGGTAGCGGTGGCGGACAGCCGCTCCAAGCGGCCGTTCTTCACTTTGGAAGAGCGCGTCGACATCGCGCGCGAGACGCTGGCGGCCTATCCGAACGTCCGCGTCGAGGGTTTCGACGGTCTGCTGATGGATTTCCTGCGGCAGCAGGATGCGCGCATCATCCTGCGGGGCCTGCGCGCGGTGTCCGACTTCGAGTACGAATTCCAGATGGCCGGCATGAACCGCAGCCTGAACCCGGACGTCGAGACGGTGTTCCTGACGCCGGCCGAAAAGTACCAGTTCATTTCCGCCACGATGGTGCGGGAGATTGCCGTGCTGGGCGGCGACGTGAGCAAGTTCGTGCAGCCGAAGGTGCTCGAGCGGCTGCGTCAGAGAATTTCAAGCAAGTGA